The Pirellulales bacterium genome includes the window CTTGAAACAATTCCGAACGACAAGCTCGCTTGGAAGGCTCATGCCAAGTCGAACACCATCGGCTGGAACGCCAATCACCTGGCGGAGATGCCTGGATGGATGACTAGTATATTTGACGATAGTTTTCTTGATGTTGCCCCCGCCAATGGCCCGCGCTATGAGTCGCCAAAGTTGACGAATACTAGCGAGATTGTTGCCCTCTTTGACAAGAACGTCGCGATGGCAAGGAAAGCGATTGAGGCGGCCAAGGATGAAAAAATGGGGGACATGTGGTCGCTGATGGCCGGTGGCAAGTCACTGTTTACCATGCCGCGGTCAGCAGTCATTCGGACATTCGTTCTTAACCATATGATCCACCACCGAGCGATTCTGTGCGTCTATCTGCGGCTGAACGATGTGCCTGTGCCGGGAATGTATGGGCCATCCGGAGACGATCAACCGGTATAAGTTTTACCGGGTATTGATTGATCACTTATCAACCAACATCGGCGGATATTTTCTTTGCAATCGCTTGCGAGGCGGATTAATCGAGAGATTTGCCGAGGCACAGTGCCATAACAGGTATGTGCCGCGCTTCTTTACGCCCGATAGGTGCGCTGACCGGCTAAATAATCCCATTTAGCTCGCCCCCTGGCGCAAAGAAGGCATCGACCTTTCGGGAAACGGCAGGGTCCGTTTCCAATGCCGGCGCATGGTGGGGCTTGATTCGGGCGTCGATCACCAGCGGACCTGTGCAGCCCCAATGCTTGTGATCGACAAACGCGCCGATGCCATCGATGTCGGTGGCCGGGTTGCTGCGCGTGAATATCACCCAAAGGAAGTTGCGGATCGTCTGCGAGACGAAATTGCTATCGTCCACGACAACGATGAGCGGAAATCGACCAATGGCAGAATTTGCTGCGAAGTCCTCGCATAGTCGTCGGACGCTTGTACTCTCCGTCGCCAGATCGTATTTCGGGCATTCAATCGCCATCACTCCTGGCAAAATGAGTCGTGGGTTGCGGAATGGGCCACGCCACGGCAAATCGGCAGGCAGCGTTGTCGGTAGCTTGCGCCGAGGTGGCCCGACGCCGGCAATGACCACTTTTGAGCCTTGATTCAAACTGCCGCCAGAGTAGTCGAGCGTGTCGATGGTCGTGCAAGTTTGAAAATGCAGATCGCGTCGCCAATCGACGCGAGCCAGCAAATGGATCAAAAATCGCTCGACATCGTGGATATCCAGCGCCGGATCATCCGCTTCGTTGACGATAAGCAGATATTTCGCCAGCGACAATTGGCCCTGGCCGAGAATGGCGTTGGCTTGCGTCAGCAATTCCTGCGGCCGATTTGTTTTTGCATAGGGTGCATATCGCTCGCTGCCGATTGCCAACAGCAGTGGATGGACGCCGGCTGCGTCGACGGCATGAA containing:
- a CDS encoding DinB family protein, translating into MTYAKQILPEFDREMASTRIVLETIPNDKLAWKAHAKSNTIGWNANHLAEMPGWMTSIFDDSFLDVAPANGPRYESPKLTNTSEIVALFDKNVAMARKAIEAAKDEKMGDMWSLMAGGKSLFTMPRSAVIRTFVLNHMIHHRAILCVYLRLNDVPVPGMYGPSGDDQPV